Genomic segment of Deltaproteobacteria bacterium:
TTTTCCCTCGTTGGTTGTTCATGATGGCCAATTCCGTGAATCCGAGAATGGCCCCCAGGATATTGTTGAATTCGTGGGCAACTCCTCCTGCTATGGTTCCAATGGCCTCCATTTTCTGAGCCTGTCTGAGCTGATCCGATAGTTTCTGCATTTGTTTGTTCTGACGCCATTGACGAGTGATGTCGCGGCCGACACCGCTGACAAGGACCTCTCCCTTCTTGGTATCCAGCAGCGTATTTCTGTATTCGATGATAAACGACTCGCCCTGTCTGGATCTGTAGCTCACTACTCCTTCGGCAAATCCCTTCGTTTTGATGCGGCGCAGATAATCCGAGTAAAAGGCCTCTCTGTATTCCGGTTTCATCAGCTCGCTCATGGACATGCCGATGATCTGATCGCGTTCGTATCCGAGCGCGTGCAAAGCGCTGTCATTGATCGTGAGTATGCGTCCCTCGAGGTCGTGGGTGCAAATCCAGTCACTGATACTGTTGAACAGGTCCTTGTAGCGTTCCTCGGATTTTTGCAGGCTTTCTCCTGCCAGCCTGCGCTCGGTGATGTCATTCAACATATTCAGTGTCGCGGGTCTCCCCTGCCAACTGATCAGGGACCCGTTGTTTTCTATCCACCGTACCCCGCCGTTTTTGGTAATAATGCGCAGCTGCAACCCCTGGGGAGGGTTCTCTCCTCGCAGGCGTTTCATATGGCTTTCCAACGCCCGCTCCCGGTCCTCCGGGTGAACGATTTGAAGAAACGGTATGGACTGCATTTCTTCCCAGGAATATCCACTTGCTTCCATCGCCTTCTGATTGGCGTACCTTGTTTTGCCGTCCTGAAACACGCAGATCGCTTCAAACGACGATTCAACCAGCGATCGGTAGAAAGCTTCCGACTCCTCCAGTCTTTCTTCCGTTTTCACCCGTTCGGCGATTTCTGCTTCAAGCCGTGTTTTTGAGTCGAGCAATTCCTGGGTTCGCTGTTTCACCAGCGTTTCCAGATGTTCGCGATGTTCTTCGATCTCTTGTTCGATGCCTAGCCTTGCGGCTAGTTCTTCACCCAGTTCCCTGCTCAGGTCCGACATTCGTCCGATGATGGCGGCTACTCCAAAAGCCATCACCGGGACGATAAACCCTCCCATGTACTCGTAACCCCATGCTTTCAAGATGACGATGGACGCAGGAACGGCGGCGGCCGTGAGGAGGAGGCCTTTCTTCATTCCCCACAGAAGCGCAGCCAAAAAAATGTAACTGATGGGAAGCACTCGATAGGGAAGTCCCCATAGTTCGATCATCCAGGGGAAGGCGAGCCAGTAGAGGGAAAATACGAATAGAAACAGACCCCATTTTGTCCACGGACCGAGTTCGGTCGAAAGCGTAAGAAGACGGATTCTGTGAGGTAGTATAATCAAAGCCGAATCGATCCCAATCGATCACCGTCCGTATGCCGGCCAAAGCATAAGTAGCCACGCGGCCTTTGGCCGAGAGGATGGAAAAATCCTAGTTCACCGTTATACAGATTATACAACTATGTACACGAAACCGTTATTGGCCTGCCAGGAAAAATTCTTTAAGTTTGTGGGCTGAAATCTGATTGAGATTGTCGATGTCCGCGTAGATGAAGCCGGCCGGTACACCCGTTCCAGTTGAAAAAGGAAACCGAATTCTTCCGCAAACTCGGACAGCGCGGCAGGAGAATGAAAAACGCTGTCCTCGGGACCTCTTGCCAGGGCCTCCCAGCCCAAGGGCTCCAGCGCCCGGAGATCCACTATGGGCTGGTAGACGATGTTCAGGCTGGGCTGTTCGACAATGTCCACAAATTCCTGCATCATGGGCAGCTTTTCCACGCTCAACGCGCCTGTCGCCACTTTCTGCGCTTCATGTAAAGAATGGTAGAGGCTATTCGCTTCACTATGCCCGTTCCCGTTTCGAACGAGAGCGTAACCCAACTTCAGGACCAGATTCTGGCCGGTTCGTTTGACCATTTCCGAATCGATGGTTCCAAAAGGTCTCTCTTGATACTCCCTGAATGGATACCCGAAGAAGACCGTATCTTGAACGTTTTTTCACACCTTTGACATGAAACGGACATGAATTTCTTCTATTTGTGGAAGGCAACGATCCCTGTCCGCCGTTGTGACGGACAGGGAAAACGGAACCCTCCGAATTCAGACGGTTCCGGACACCCAATCCATAAAACATGCGGAAGGCCTATGAGTACTGTTCCCTTGCGAGGTTGGCCATACGGAGGAAGACGGTCGCCAAAGCACATATTGGCGCGGCTGGGAGTCGATCCGTCGTCTCCGGAAAAAAGGGCCTCCACATTCCCATTCTCGCCTGAAGACGCCACTTGCGGTGTCGAAAACGAGATGCAGACCGTGGTGATCGGATCCAGAGACTGCGTCGACCTGCCCCGGATCATCGAAGAATCGAACTATTTTCAGAATATAATCAAGCGCCATCAAAGGGGCGAACTGCCCCGGAAAGTGATCAGCGATTTAGAACGGTGGCTGTCCGAAAATCCGGCCAACGTGTGGGAGAGCAGTTGGGTGCGATTCCGTCAGCGTTGTCTCTCCGAACCGGCCTCCAAGGTATTGGATGAGGACCTCCGTTGCGACAAGAGGGATCCTGAATCCGGCCTGCGCGCCGACGTCGGGCGGTTTCTTTTTTTCAGCCATGGCGAAGCCCACTTACGCGTGCCGGTCAGCTATTTACTGAAACTGGCGCTGGCGGACGTGGTCGGGATCCAACACGATGCGCCGCCTTTGATCAGGAGCATCGCAACCAGGCTTTTGAATCATTTCCAGAGCGATAACACCTCCCCTGAGACCCACTCGTTCCATGTGATCCCTTTAAGCGTCGGCGAAGGCATGGGGGCGGCCGTGGCTGCGGAATCGGCCCTGAGATTTCTATTGATCCAGCTTCTGGTTCAATACGCGGGAAGGAGATTCGGCCTCCTGGCCACGGGACAAAAGGTGCTGGTCTATTTTTCCCCGCACCCGCCCATACGGCAGAAGGCGCTCAATGACATCATCACTGATTCCTTTTATCGGGAATTGTTCATGAATCCGTGCCTTTCAGGATGGGACCGGGGCGAAGACAAACACAGATACATGCATTTGTGCCATCAAGTAATGTCCAGGGCCCAACTCAACGCTCTGGGCAGGCTGAAGGAGGCCGGCATTATCAACACCAATCTAGTGGTATTGCCCACCTCTTCCAACAGCAGCCTTTTGAACAACGGCGCCCACATCAGTCTGGGAAGTCGCATGCTGACGCGTGCGTTGTCCGATGATTCCTCGGGTTTCCTGCCGGCGCACGAGAAGTATTTCGGAGACCTGGTCATAAAATTTGTGGAGCACTTCCTGCCCCTCTTCGTCGGCGCCTACAGCGCCGCTCCCTACCGTCTCGATTTCGGAGACTTCCATCCCGAACGCGTCCTTTCCTTCCTGCCCTATCAACTGGACTATACCCATCTGCGCATGATCTGGCGCCGTTGGAAGAAGAAGGCGCACATCAAAGTCCGTCCTTTCGGCGTCAGGCTCACTCCTTTCGGTCCGCCTTGGGTGGACGGCCTGCTCAGCCGTTTCTTAAGCTTGAAGGGCGACTTCGTGCCGGATTTCAGACTTCTCGACTATCTGGTAGGCGTCATGAGCACGGATCGTTCGCCCGCCCTGGACGGGCGTCTCGGCAACGAGGAACGTCTGAAGCGCGACTTGGTTGATCTGGGCGTCTTCGACTCCCAGATGCCGGTCTATCTGCCCTACCGGCTCCGGGAGTTTCTGAAGAAGGGATTTTCGGGGTTCGAGGGCCGCATATACAGCCAGTTCGCGGGATTCAGAAGGGATTTGGCGCCGGCTGTGGACTTGCAGAATCTGTTGACCTGTCTGGCTTTCCAACTCATCGGCGCCGGACGTCTCAATCATCACCAAATACCGGACAGCCCGGAAGTCGAAAGTGAAAGGCGGCAGGTCTTTTTCGCGGCAGCCATCGGTCTGCCGACGTTCTACGTCCGCGTGGACACGGAAAACCTGATCCTGCGCAGCCTGCTGAAAAGGGTTCCGGGAGTCCGTCCCAGCAGGAGATATCCGGGTTTCCTGAGGGTGCAGCTCGAAGAATACCGCCGAACGCTTGTGCAATGGCTGGTCGGGGAAGCAGCGGGTTTGATCGAATCCTCCGGGCTTGGAGCTACCTTCGAAGACCTCCGGCTGCGATTGGAACTTCCCGGGGAATACTCGGCCTGCGGCCGGCTCGCCGATGGCTCCATGGGAACATTCAAAGCGCGAAACCCCATTGAGATCAATGCGGTCGAATTCAACCGGGAGACCGAGCGCTACTACCGGCAGGGACTTCGCCTGCAGCATATGGAAGAAGCGCTGAGCTTTCTCGAACAAGCTCTGGCCGCTGCGGCATCGGATGAAGGATTCAAGGAATCGGGCCTCAGGGAAGCGCTGAGCCGCGTTCTCGGAGGAAGGTCTTCGCTGAACTTCCTCAGGTCCGTAAGTAAAGAAGTGCTGTCCGAAACCGTATCCGATGAGGAGCTGATCCGATTGATCAACCTGCTGCTGATCATCATCCAGCAAGCGTCTTTGAAAGCGTCCCAAAGCGCGATCCCCCCCGAGGGGAGAGGAGACAGGCCGTATGAGGATGCCCACGCACCAATACATAGACAGGCGCACCGGTAGGATCTGTTCCGAGCGTCCGATGGGGGACCGGATCGTAAACTTCCTATACTCGGAAGTATGGGAAAACGCCCCCTTGGTTTTTAGAGCCCTGACGAGCGCCAGAAGCTCGAGTGTCCTTGGGTACCTGAACTTCGAGCCTCTTCTTTCGTCCAAGCTCGGGTGCGCCAGAAGGCTGATGCGCCAGTGGGGAGTGGATGTGACCCATTGTCTGGACGAGCCGGAACGCCTGGACACTCCCGGCAAGTTGTTCACTCGCAAGATCCGCTATTGGGAGTGCCGGCCCATGAGCAAGGATCCCCATGTGGTGGTCTCACCGGCGGATTCCCGCGTCCTGATCGGCTCGTTGGAGAAAACGTCGGCTCTCTACGTAAAAGGGAAATTCTTCGACTATCTCGATCTCCTGGGAAGCGACAAGGACCGATGGCTGGAGGCTTTCGCCGGGGGCGATTTCGCCATCTTCCGGCTGACGCCGGACAAGTACCACTATAACCATACCCCAGTGACGGGCCGGGTGGAAGACGTCTACGAATTGGACGGAAATCATCACTCGTGCAATCCGGGGAGCATTGTCAACATGGTGACTCCCTATTCGAAAAACAAAAGAGCGATCACCCTATTCGATACACAGGTCGCCGGAGGAAGCGGCGTGGGCCTCGTGGCCATGATCGAGGTGGTGGCGCTGATGGTGGGCAAGATCCGTCAGTGCTATAGCAGGTACAAGTATGAAAACCCCGTGCCCGTCAGGCCGGGCATGTTTCTCGAGAAGGGACGGCCCAAGAGCCTGTTCCTGCCGGGCAGCAGCACCGTGATTCTGCTGTTTCAACCGGATCGGATCCAATGGGACCGGGATTTG
This window contains:
- a CDS encoding PAS domain S-box protein, whose amino-acid sequence is MIILPHRIRLLTLSTELGPWTKWGLFLFVFSLYWLAFPWMIELWGLPYRVLPISYIFLAALLWGMKKGLLLTAAAVPASIVILKAWGYEYMGGFIVPVMAFGVAAIIGRMSDLSRELGEELAARLGIEQEIEEHREHLETLVKQRTQELLDSKTRLEAEIAERVKTEERLEESEAFYRSLVESSFEAICVFQDGKTRYANQKAMEASGYSWEEMQSIPFLQIVHPEDRERALESHMKRLRGENPPQGLQLRIITKNGGVRWIENNGSLISWQGRPATLNMLNDITERRLAGESLQKSEERYKDLFNSISDWICTHDLEGRILTINDSALHALGYERDQIIGMSMSELMKPEYREAFYSDYLRRIKTKGFAEGVVSYRSRQGESFIIEYRNTLLDTKKGEVLVSGVGRDITRQWRQNKQMQKLSDQLRQAQKMEAIGTIAGGVAHEFNNILGAILGFTELAIMNNQRGKSNAAQLEMVLKASDRAKNLVNQILTFSRKTEVNLEPLDLNVQVKHAANILEKTIPRMIQIEIRPSETDCLIMGNANQIEQILLNLGANAADAMPLGGRLVFETKKVTVGLEDDETYPDIEPGEYVRLSVSDTGTGMDRKTLDQMFDPFFTTKEVGKGTGLGLSTTFGIVRSHGGHIHCRSKLKKGTTFDILFPAPKQIKATSEKQAFVMEEIPGGNETILLVDDEEALREIGKEVLSRQGYTTIAARSGEEALEIYREKGADIDLVILDLNMPGMGGYNCLLRLKEIDPNTRVVIATGYSKDVRHSQLFQAGTAAFIAKPFGSSELLKIVRTALDRRRP
- a CDS encoding phosphatidylserine decarboxylase, with the protein product MRMPTHQYIDRRTGRICSERPMGDRIVNFLYSEVWENAPLVFRALTSARSSSVLGYLNFEPLLSSKLGCARRLMRQWGVDVTHCLDEPERLDTPGKLFTRKIRYWECRPMSKDPHVVVSPADSRVLIGSLEKTSALYVKGKFFDYLDLLGSDKDRWLEAFAGGDFAIFRLTPDKYHYNHTPVTGRVEDVYELDGNHHSCNPGSIVNMVTPYSKNKRAITLFDTQVAGGSGVGLVAMIEVVALMVGKIRQCYSRYKYENPVPVRPGMFLEKGRPKSLFLPGSSTVILLFQPDRIQWDRDLLKYRSLTGVSSRFTHLLGAPMVETELTVRSQIGRAAVAPAATAETYGELL